Sequence from the Elusimicrobiota bacterium genome:
TGTGCCCGATTGTTTTTTTGTAGCCTTTTTTAGGTCGCTTTTTGAATACAACTATTTTTTTATCTTTTATCTGTTTTATAATCCGACCTACCACTTTTGCGGATGGTGTTGTTTGAATTTTATTACCATCACCAGAAACAAATACCGGGTTGAACTCAACTACATCACCAATTTCCTTGTCAAGCAAATCCACCCTTATTATTTTACCTTGTTCTGCTTTATACTGCTTACCACCAATATCAATTATCGCATACATAAACACCTCACTGGTTTCTATATTTTAGATTATACAAAAAAAATAAAAAATTGCAAATAAAAAACTAAATATCTGTAAATCTCTGTGGCAGTATTCTT
This genomic interval carries:
- the rplU gene encoding 50S ribosomal protein L21; the protein is MYAIIDIGGKQYKAEQGKIIRVDLLDKEIGDVVEFNPVFVSGDGNKIQTTPSAKVVGRIIKQIKDKKIVVFKKRPKKGYKKTIGHRQNYTEVEITEIK